Genomic segment of Coturnix japonica isolate 7356 chromosome 24, Coturnix japonica 2.1, whole genome shotgun sequence:
AAAGCgaaaaagcaaaaccagcacCGAAAATCGCAATAAAGACTCATTAGAAACGAGCAGCAATCGGGAGGCTACGTACGTTGCAGCAGTCCATGGCGGTGCGGGGCTCTCGGTGCAGGTGGCAAGTTGAGCGGAGCCGTTTGCCGACGTAATGCGCTTCGTCGGGGCGCGCCGCTGTGCCCACCTCCCGGCGGCAGCTCCTGCCCGCAGCCGGATTCAGATcctcagtttttttcccccttttctctctctcttttttttttttttgcctcctcCAATTTCTCTCCCAGCGGCTCCTTCGCCTCCGACTCCCTCCTAACGCTTAAAGGAGCCGGCAGCCCGTGCCAGGGCTTCATGCAATATAAATCCCGCAGCACGGAAGATGCCATCAAATATTTACGGGGTCGGGGCGCTGTGCCCACAGCTCACATGGGGGGGAGCTGCCTTTTGTTCCCTGCTGAGCTGATTTCATGGTGCACGTGGGGGCCGGGGCGCCCCGGGGTCACACACACCTGCAGCAATAAGGGACGACATTGACATGACTTTGTTGGGGTGGATTTTTGGGGCTGATGATGCGACTTTTGGGGTGATGTGAGTTTTCGGGGTGATGCTGAGCCCTCGGGGTGGGGGCTGCACCCCCAGCTGCGTTTGTGCAGGAGTGGAGGGAACCCCCCGCAGCAGCTCTGACCTACTTAGAGCTGGGCCCCAAAGGAGCGTGTGGATGAGGATGGTGAGGGGGGCTGCTCACGGTGGTCGCACTGGCAGCACCGTCCCACCCCCAACTTTGGGGTGTTTACAAGCAAAACGCTCAAACCGAGACCCCtttggctgtgtgtgctgtgacACCCCCCGGGTCACACCGTCACCAGGGGCCGCAGGGAcccccagagcagctcaggggGTCGCAGCCGCAGCCCCCCGCATCGCCCACCTCCCGCGCCTCCAATCCGGGTTTGGGGTTGCTAAGCAACAACACAACTCGCCTGTGGGCTCCGCACAGCGATGCCGGCTCTGACCAGCCCCCAAAACTCGCCGTGTCCCCCCAGAGCCCCGTGGGGATGGATGGTGCCCTGTGCAGGCTGCCCGCAGGGCTGGACCCACCACCCACCCAAAGCTTTTGTTGCAGCAACTTTCCCATTGCCGTCAGCTGGCGTCACTGGTGTCCCTGTCACCATCACGGTGGTCAGCACCTCTGTCCCGCTGTCAGCACTGTCCCTGTTCCTGTCTCTGTCACAGTTCCCTGTTGTTACTCGCCCTGCTGCATCTTTATCACTGTTCCCATCACCACCACGACCCCCATCTCCACCGCCGTCCCCATCCCTGTTCTCAGCATCGCTGCCTGTTTCACCATTCCTGTCTCCATCCCCTTCAGAGTCTTGTTCCCATCCCAGCCTCAACACCATCATTACCTGCCTCCATCACTGTCCTTGCCCCATCATTGCTCCTGTCTATCCctctctgtccccatccctttCACTGTTCCTATCATCATCTCTGATCCCATTCCTAACACTTTttatccctgtccccatcctctctcatccccctccccatccctgtcctcCTCACCATCCCTGTACCCCTCACTGCCCCTCCTAATCTCCATATCCACCCCTTTCCCCATCCCTTGTCACCATCCTTGCTCCCTTTCCCATCGCTGCCCCTCTTCTCTCCCTGTCTATCAGTCCCTGTCCACatctccatctctccatcccaCCCCTAAGAGGGGTTGGGGGGTTCATCCTCAGCCGCCTCCAGTCGCAAGCACTCGCAGGTTGCAGGGCTGAGCATCCCTCGAATCCCCGCGAGCTGCCGCTCTCCCAAGCGGAGCCAGTTTCAAGTCCCTGCAAATGCCACCTCTTCCCACCAGcgtggggaaaaaatagctgcGCTCTCAGCACCGATCTGCTCCAAGCTTCCAGACAAAGGCTGCACCGCTCAGCCGGTGTTTTCAGATGGAAACCAATCCCCTTCTCTTTTTAGAGCCGCCGGGTTGATCGCTGGCTCCTGGCAAGGCAAGAGGAGGCATTTCTGGGGAGCTCAGCAGAGCCAGGTGATGGGTGCACGAGGGGACGGCTCCAGCAAGAACCTGCAATGGGAAACCTCAAAAACTGCTGTGCAAAACGGCCATCCCACCACCTGCCAGACCTGTAAAACCCCCCAGCGTAAGGAATGTGGGGAGTGTTTTGGCTCTGGACCCTCAGCACCAGCTCCATCCGCAGCTCCCAGTCCTGGCAGAGTCACCGATCGCCACGAATCCCGCAGGCTGCGGAGGAGGGATGCAAAATGCCAGAACATTTCTAATCATTAGCAGCATGTTGAGCCCGCGCCAGCCTCTGCCTTCTTCTCCCTGTGCTGTTACTCGCAATGAGGGCACCCCAAAAACCAACCGCCCTGTGTAATGCTTTCCAGGCACTCACAAACCCCTCAGCATCACCCCGGGATGCAGAATAACACACACCCCATGGGATGGAAATGGGTGTCAAGGCCCAATTGGGGACACGCCATCACAACACGGCGTTGGCACAAACCCTTTGGGGAGCGGGGCTGGCAGCCGGCGAGGCAGAACAGGGTCAGGGCGCAGTGGTTGGCAGCCGCCCTGCGCGGGGTCCCCGCCAGCTGTCCCCATCACATCCctccttcctgtttttctcagcCTGCACATGGCAGCTCCCAACAACACAGTGCTGCACCCTGCGAGGTGAGACCGGGGGGGCTGCGGGTCCTTCCCTCCATCACCCATCCAGGAGGACCCGCACAGACCCCCATGTTGCTGCATCTCggccatgggggggggggcaatgTCACATCCCTCCTTCTCACAGGGACGATATTACATTCTGACAAGCTCCAGGGATGCAGGGGCCTAAATATAGAGCACTAAACACCATCTCCAGGCACACGCCTTGACGGagcttttctcccctctctcGGTCGTGCTGGAAGGGCACGGCTCCTAACATTGAGCTTTTAGGGGAGAAACCTCAGGTGAGAGCTGCTAATAACAGCAGGGACCTGGGGATAGTGCTATTGCAGGCATTTTATTAACTTCTCATTATGCGGGCGCCTCGGCGCAGTGTGGGAGCTCATTTTCCGCCCTGAGAGAAGAGAAATGTAGGTTTCTCAGTCGTGGCTCCTCGTTTTGGGTCAGGATGTTTCCAAATGGAGGACGAGGCGCCCGCTCGGGCCGCGTCCTGCCGGGGCTGTCCCGGTTACAGGCAGTCCCGGGGGTCCGACGCTGGGCGGGGGGGGTCCGAGTGGGCTCTGCGCACCCCCCGCAGGTCCTTCCTCGTGCTGTAGCCCCGGAACGCAGCCTGGATTTTTGTCGCCGCTTCCTGCGagggcagaaaagcagcagccgGGGCTTTGTCAGCAGGGCAGGAGATGCTTTAACACCCCACGGCTGGACACCGAGTGACCCAGGGGGGCGTGGGGGGACCCATAGGGCTGATGGAGCGCAGCCCTGCGCTGAGACAGCTCCGCTgtgggcacagggcagcccGCAGCGCTCACCTGCTGCTCCATCACCGCCCCGCTCGGCGGTACCTCGTTCTGCCCCGTCCTTCGTGCAGCGGAGTTACCTGGGGAGGAAGCACAGGCTGAGACCGTGCGGGCAGGGAGACCCCCGGGATGGGACACGGGGGTCCCGGGGGGGCTCATACACACACACGGGGCAGGGTGATGGCGGGGCGCACTCACGCTCCCTCTCCGCCAGCAGCGCCTGGAAGTAGCGGGTGATGAAGCCCAGCACGTCGTCGGGCTGCGCCCGCAGCACCTCGCGGGCCATGGCGTACAAAATCTCCTCGAAGCCGCTGGGCAGCCGCAGGGAGGTGCGGGGGTCGGGGAACGACATGGCGCCTGGGGTGGACACGGCGGGACTCGAACCCGCGGCCACGAGGCGGGAGGAGCtccgccagggggcgctgccGGCACCACGCGGTgagagcaaagagcagcacGGGGGGGGCGGGGAGAGGGGCGGGCAGGGGGCGAGCAGGGGGCGGGCAGGGGGCGGGCAGGGGGGCGGGCAGGGGGCTGTGTGCGGCTGGGGAGGGTCCGCTCTCCGCTGTCCGTTCCGTGTAGCACCGCTGCGGCCGCGGGTCTCCTGGCAACAGCCCCGCCCCCCGCTGTGACCCTGGCCCCGCCCCCCGGTCCCCCCGTCCCGCAGCTCTAAACCCATCCCGACCCATCCCGCCCCGCATCCATCCCGCACAGCTCCCCCCTTCCCACCTGCTGCTCCAACAGGGCAGAGCGgggctccctcctccccccccgAGGAAGCAGCGCTGCCCAGCAACGCTCCCACGCGGACGGTGCCGCTCCGGCAACAGCAACGTTCGCCTCCGTGTTCGGTTGGGTGGTTGGGAGGATTCAACCCGGCACACGGGAACAgccccaaacacacacagccccgTTACAGCCAGCACCACTCGTGTAACAAAAGCACTTTAATGAGCACAGCCAGCGCTGCATCCCAGCAGGGGCTCAGGAATCGGGGGCAGCATCGTCCTTGTCTTCCACTTCCTTCATTTCTGGATGGAGTTGGGGAAGAAGAGATGATTATTTGGGCCTCAGAACCAGCCCAACCAACCCAGCATCCCGGGCTCTTCTGTGCCAGCTACAGCCCCAGAGCTGGCGGTGCTGGCCCTGCAGTTGCCATGCCAACGAGGATGCTAAATACAGCTcaatctttccttctttccatatTTATTCGGTTTAAAACCACAGACCACAGCCTGCATGTTCAGGGCGAGGAAAGGAGTGCAGACATTCTGGCTCCTACCCTGCCAGGATGAGCTGTCTTGCAGAGCCCAGAAAACACAGCGAGCAGCTTGAGGAGACAGCAAAGAAGTGCCCCCAGCTCCCCAGAAATCCAACATGTGAGAGAGCAAGTGTTGGTGCCCTGGGTGCGGCCCAGCCCCCACTGTCACAGCAACAGAACATCACACCAGCACCCCAGAACTGAGTCTGCCCCAGCCATGGGTAGGATGGGCTGGGGATGAGAAATGAGGACAATCCCCAGCCCCACAATTAGCCCCGAGTTTGGGTTTGAGCCTTCAGCTCTGCAACCTTCTCAGCAGAACTGTTCCTATAGCAACTCCTGCCCACGCATGGGCTCGTGGCAGCATCACGgccctggctgccagcacagaccCTGGGCATAGAATGGAGATGGAGCCACTGTCCCCCTCAGTGACCCTGAGCAGCGCCCCGCTCCTTGCCCCAAAAGCTTAAAGGTCTTGGCAAGGGGTTAAGGCCAGAGCAGACAGATTGTGCCTCACCCCCACGGTGGAGTGCAACAATTTGGGCGctgaaaagacagcaaagagGTCATCTCCACCCCAGAAACACCAAGGAACCTACCTATGGCCTCGCCATTGGCCGGGGGCACACAAGCCTGGTGTTTGGGCTTGGTGGCCTCCAGCCCAGCCAGCAGCGTCATGAAGTCAACAACGGTATCAATGTcctgcttctcagcagcagcctcccGCAAGGCGCTGACGGCATTGAGGCGGCTGAAGGACGTCAGCTCCGAGATGTTGGCCcggaggaagaggaggatgacaTTGAGGTCGTTGATGGGGCAGGTGAGCATCTTGCGACTGAGAAGGTCAAAAGCGGGCAACATCTCATAGACAGAGAGCAGCCCCTTGTCCCActgacagagctgcagggcactgaAGATGACGACAGGCATAAGGAGGACATACACACCACCAACTGTGAGGCTGATGAGCTGGAAGATAGAGAAGAAGACCAGCTTGCAGGGTATGAGCTGGGGAACATGAGGCTCAGCCTGGAGCAGCCCTGTTTTGATGGAGCAGCTGAACTCATCCTGGAAGAAGATGTTGAGGTGGAGGAAGACCAGGTAGAGGCAAGTTGCAGCCAAGAACAAGAGCAGGAGGAGGTTCCTCAGGAGGTAGATGATGACCAGGGAGTGAGAGTGCTGCTTGCAGGCAAGGTAGCGCTCCAGCAATGGGAACTCAAAGTACCTCTCCCGGCGAGCCCTGGAGACAGAGCAGCGAGTTGGAGCCACCCCATTGCTCACCAAAGTCACAGTGAGTGAGGAGGTGACCCAAAGGCAGAGTGTGGAGGGGCTATGACTGGGTGCCCCCCACCACGCTGTCTCACCTCTCGTACTCCTCCCAGAACTGCTCCGAATCATCGCTCTCCTGCTGGACCTTCCTCATGTGCTGCACCAGGCGCACAGAGCGGTTGTAGGACTTGTCCAGCTCATCGATGATGAAGAGAAGGTCAGAGTGGAGGGTGGGGGCAGCTGCGTAACGCCACAGCAGGTAGGGCAGGTACATGAGCACCGCCACCACCAGCAGTGAGTACGGGAACACCTGAGGGAGACCAGCTCTAGGTCAGGGATCTCCAGGAGAGGGATTTTAGGAGGGATGAGGTACACAGCACTTTGTCCTTCAGGATCTGCCCCCACCAACACGATGGCAGGAGCTGGTAGCACCCTGTCATCGAGTTAGTGGCCCCATACCAACCCACCACTGTACCTTGAGAACCCAAAGGGACTTGGTGACAGCACGTCCCTCAGCATCGAAGCCGTGGTGGAGGAGTGAATCCCAGCAAGCTGTGTCAGCATAGGCAGATTGCTTCCCCGTGAAGTTGGAGGGTGAGAAACAGCTGATCTGTGAGcctgaaggaggaggggggCTGAGCAGGCAGGACAAGGCTCTTTGTAGTTATCTGTCCCCAGCGGAGACCTCAAAACCCCACTGACACCTCCCCCCAAAACAACCCTGCCTTTGAGATAGAAGCACTATAGGGTGCTGtgagcagaactgcaggggcAGCAGGTGAGGGGGCATAGCAACACTCAGAGGGCAAGGGCTACCAGCAAGCAAttagaaaaacagtaataaatcaataaaagctatcaaaatcaattaaaatacAACCAGTAATCCCAAGATAGAAAACTTAAAGCCCCCTAAAATGGGATTTCTAGGCTATAATGTCATGCCAGTGAAAACATCAGGCTTTTACAGTATTCACCACCCCAAGCCTGACCCAGCAAAGCGTGTGATACAAACAGTCCCCACAACTCACCAGCAGAGAACTCCCTGGCGAAGGCCAATGAGACAAGGAAGAGGGGCAGCCCCACGGCGACGAACTTCAGCACACGGTCACTCGGCAGCTCCAGCCTCAAGCCCTTGGCACGGGAGCTGCTGGGGTCTGGGAGGAGGGCATCTGAAAGCATGTACTCGGCAGCCGTGTGCGACAGGGACATCTTTCTCTCCAGGAAGGGCTATACCACAGCGAAATGGAgtccagtgctgctgcctgggggtcctggtgctGTCTGAGGTGCAACCAGCGCGGAGAGAGGCTTTGTATGGCTGGAAGCAT
This window contains:
- the SPA17 gene encoding LOW QUALITY PROTEIN: sperm surface protein Sp17 (The sequence of the model RefSeq protein was modified relative to this genomic sequence to represent the inferred CDS: inserted 1 base in 1 codon); the protein is MSFPDPRTSLRLPSGFEEILYAMAREVLRAQPDDVLGFITRYFQALLAERERNSAARRTGQNEVPPSGAVMEQQEAATKIQAAFRGYSTRKDLRGVRRAHSDPPXPSVGPPGLPVTGTAPAGRGPSGRLVLHLETS
- the PANX3 gene encoding pannexin-3 isoform X2, whose amino-acid sequence is MSLSHTAAEYMLSDALLPDPSSSRAKGLRLELPSDRVLKFVAVGLPLFLVSLAFAREFSAGSQISCFSPSNFTGKQSAYADTACWDSLLHHGFDAEGRAVTKSLWVLKVFPYSLLVVAVLMYLPYLLWRYAAAPTLHSDLLFIIDELDKSYNRSVRLVQHMRKVQQESDDSEQFWEEYERARRERYFEFPLLERYLACKQHSHSLVIIYLLRNLLLLLFLAATCLYLVFLHLNIFFQDEFSCSIKTGLLQAEPHVPQLIPCKLVFFSIFQLISLTVGGVYVLLMPVVIFSALQLCQWDKGLLSVYEMLPAFDLLSRKMLTCPINDLNVILLFLRANISELTSFSRLNAVSALREAAAEKQDIDTVVDFMTLLAGLEATKPKHQACVPPANGEAIEMKEVEDKDDAAPDS
- the PANX3 gene encoding pannexin-3 isoform X3 translates to MSLSHTAAEYMLSDALLPDPSSSRAKGLRLELPSDRVLKFVAVGLPLFLVSLAFAREFSAGSQISCFSPSNFTGKQSAYADTACWDSLLHHGFDAEGRAVTKSLWVLKVFPYSLLVVAVLMYLPYLLWRYAAAPTLHSDLLFIIDELDKSYNRSVRLVQHMRKVQQESDDSEQFWEEYERARRERYFEFPLLERYLACKQHSHSLVIIYLLRNLLLLLFLAATCLYLVFLHLNIFFQDEFSCSIKTGLLQAEPHVPQLIPCKLVFFSIFQLISLTVGGVYVLLMPVVIFSALQLCQWDKGLLSVYEMLPAFDLLSRKMLTCPINDLNVILLFLRANISELTSFSRLNAVSALREAAAEKQDIDTVVDFMTLLAGLEATKPKHQACVPPANGEAIGRVCAGSQGRDAATSPCVGRSCYRNSSAEKVAELKAQTQTRG
- the PANX3 gene encoding pannexin-3 isoform X1, translating into MSLSHTAAEYMLSDALLPDPSSSRAKGLRLELPSDRVLKFVAVGLPLFLVSLAFAREFSAGSQISCFSPSNFTGKQSAYADTACWDSLLHHGFDAEGRAVTKSLWVLKVFPYSLLVVAVLMYLPYLLWRYAAAPTLHSDLLFIIDELDKSYNRSVRLVQHMRKVQQESDDSEQFWEEYERARRERYFEFPLLERYLACKQHSHSLVIIYLLRNLLLLLFLAATCLYLVFLHLNIFFQDEFSCSIKTGLLQAEPHVPQLIPCKLVFFSIFQLISLTVGGVYVLLMPVVIFSALQLCQWDKGLLSVYEMLPAFDLLSRKMLTCPINDLNVILLFLRANISELTSFSRLNAVSALREAAAEKQDIDTVVDFMTLLAGLEATKPKHQACVPPANGEAIGRFLGVSGVEMTSLLSFQRPNCCTPPWG